A segment of the Malaclemys terrapin pileata isolate rMalTer1 chromosome 1, rMalTer1.hap1, whole genome shotgun sequence genome:
agattatccttaacctccactccatcctcagtgtttagtagtcccacttctttgttttcttcttatttatatggctatagaaccttttactattggttttaattccctttgcacggtccaactctacatggcttttggcctttctcactttatccctacatgttctgaactcaataaggtagctttccttgctaatcccttccatcttccactccttgtaggccttctgctttttcttaatcacctctctgagctGCTTGCTCAttcagcttggtctacaactgcTGCCAAtgaattttttctcctttcttgggatgcaggcttctgatagtttctgcacctttgacttgaagtaattacAGGCTTCCTCCACCTTTTCATTCACTTCTTCAGTCCattccacttccctaactaatttccttatttttttaaagttagcccttttgaaatcaaaaaccctagtcacagatctatttttgtttatccttccatttagtttgaactgaattatcTCATGATCGCTctaaccaaggttgtcccctacagtcatttcttctatgaggtcctcactactcaccaaaaccaaatctaaaatggcatcccctcttgttggttcagaaaacacttggtgaaggaatccatcagctatcgcatccaggaaaatctgagccctattattattactagcacttgtcttCCAgactatatctgggaagttaaagtctcccatgatcccacaattcccattagtatttacttcattaaaaacattaaagaggtctctattcGTATCCAAATTGGATCCCGgcagtctatagcacaccccaagtaCTATTCcagggaggctctagtagctttcttccccaatgtgatttctTTTCTCCATTTGATTGTACTTTTGATAAGATAAAGAGATGAAGCTCTTTATGTCCGTCACTGGTCGCCATTTTCTGCAGCCTCCAAtcctttttgtggctcttttctgcatgtactccaaattttcaaattttgaaatgtggaccccagaactggatgcagtcggtttcaccaatgccatatgcagaggtaaaatccttcccctgctccagctcaccactaCGATGAGTTGGTTGTCCAcagtgacccctaaatccttttcagggtcCCTCAATTCCATAATACAGTGATTGAGTCTGTGGGTTGGGCCTTCATTCCCTATTCCGAGATAAGTTTGCctttgactgtattaaaacatTTGTGTCTGCCCTGGTGGCCTCATTGTAACCATTCTGCCAATTTTGGGTCCTCCGTTATTTTATCTGCAATGATTTTCTATTAGCTTCCATATCATTGATGAAACTATTAAATAGCATGgggcctagaactgatccctgcagaactgCACTAAAaacacccccattccctgtaATGCCCCATAAACAACTGCTTCTTGCGATCTTTCACTTAGCCAATTTTTAGTGTATTTTACATGTCCTCTACTGATATTGGATAGTGTTTTGATCTGAATGTTTTCTCTGACTACATCAAATGCCTCAGAGTCATTGAAGGCTATCGTATATACACAGTCCTCTTGGTCAACCAAATGTGTACAGTCATTAAAGGATGAAAACTTATTTGGAAAGACTGTTTCCATAAACCCACTTGGTGACTCACATTCATTATATTACTAGACTTTTTGTTAACTAATCCCATGCcagattttacattttttcctaaCCTTgtcaaattgtttttaaaaaaattccctttaatttttaaaagtttatgttTCTGGTGTTTGCAACCctcaggttctactgtagatgctGCTTAACATCCTCCTTGACTGCTAATGGACTAGAAAGAATTCCATCAGCTCATCTGATATGAGATCTTCACTTTCTTGACTGTGAAATTGTGGCTTGTTAGCTATCtataaactcttcttaaagaactcccaattttcctttccattttcctcaatattttttcctcccaatcagttTTGTGGATAATTTGTCATTGTTGaggaattagcccttttgaagcaGTAATTATCTATAGATATTACTGGTTGGGAACTGTTCTCTGTTTGTCCATTTTAATGTAATCAGTTCCATTCTGTTATTTTGTTctcctctatcatatgcccccttatTTGTggcttctctaaactaaacagtcccatATGGCAGCCTCCCCAATTCTCATAGCCAGTCTCAGAAATCCCCTTTCTATCTGCTATGTCCTTTATAGAGACGGGGTGACCACAACTGAGAGCGTTTCCAGAGCAGTTTGCTCTCCACCCCATTCCTTAGGCATCTGAACATTATCTTTGTTTTGGCCACTACTGTGAATCAGCAGGTGTTTCCATGGAACAGCTATTGATGACCCCCAGGTCTTTTCCCTGAGATGGTTCTAGTTGTAATGTTTCCCCCTGGCACATGGATTGGCAAAGCTTTGTTTTTTGTGCGTGTTTTTTTACACTTTCCAATTTTGAGCAACCAGGTGCCTGGGGGAATAACATGGACTTTCTAGCCTGGCTTTCATTGCATTAAGGAACAATGAGGGATAACCAGTATCcacatgtcaagtatcagaggggtagccgtgttagtctgaatctgtaaaaagcaacagagggtactgtggcacctttaagactaacagaagtactgggagcataagctttcgtgggtaagaacctcacttcttgcatctgaagaagtgaggttcttacccacgaaagcttatgctcccaatacttctgttagtctcaaaggtgccacaggaccctctgttgctttttacagtatcCACATGTGTGTTTCCTGCTGGTGCCTATTAAGATTTCCCAGACCATGATGTGTAGAAATAATTGCTGCATGGAGGACCATCAAATATGGAATTGGCATTAGTAGGGTCAGTTGTTCATAATTAACTtatctgaaaaatgaaaatgtgtatGGAGAGCAACCAAGCAGCTTCACCCATGAGAAAAGTATCCAGTAGTGTATGTAGTGGctcatattaacattgtctctccatccaggcTTTTGTACTGCGACCATCACCCTGGACCCTGGGAACGCCTCAGAGTTAAACAACTTCTTCCCTACTACATGTCAGATTCCAACAAAaccgacttcaccaacccctccaccttcatcctagTGGgtattcctggcctggaggcagcccatgtctggatctccatccccttctgtgcCATGTACACCATAGCTGTCTTGGGAAACCTCATCATCCTGTTCATCGTGAAGACAGAACCAAGCCTCCATatgcccatgtactatttcctctgcatgctggccgtcACTGACCTGGTCCTgactacatccaccctgcccAAAACACTGAGCATCtactggttcaattccagggagattgatttcagtgcctgcctctcccagctgtacttcattcactgcttcttattgatggagtctgggatcttcgtggccatggcttttgatcgctacgtggccatctgccatcccctgagacattccaccatcctgacaaacTCCATAGTTGCCAAGATTGGCCTGGCTGTGGTGTTTCGCGGCGGCATCCTCATACTGCCTTATCCCTTTCTGGTGAGGcaatggccatattgcagaaccaacatcatcccccacaCCCATTGCGAGCACATAGccgtggtgaagctggcctgcgcCGACACCCGCGTCAGTAGTTACTACGGCCTCTTTGTGGTATTCTGTGTGAGGGGTCTGGATATGATTTTTATTGCCGTGTCCTACACTCATATCCTCAAggccatcttcagcctccccacaaaggacgCCCGGCTCAAGGCTTTggggacctgcagctcccacctctgtgccatcTTATCCTTTTACACCCCaggtctcttctcctccctcacaCACCGGTATGGCCACAATGTGCCCCTACATTTCCACGTTCTCATTGCCAATGTGTACCTCCTGGTGCCCCCCATGCTCAACCCCATCATCTacggggtgaggaccaaacagatccgggacaggctgctccGGCTCTTTACTCATAAAGGGACTTAAAGTTTTCTCCTGGTACTCTGGCTCTCAGActgagctctgtgcagagctggctggtgacatggtgcTGTGTTCTCTTCTGTGAATCACTGATTGGACAGTCAGAGAGACATTAAACCCTTTCCTGACCTTACTGTTTTGTGTCAATGTGACAAACTTCAAAATCGGGCAGTGTAGAACTCGTTGGTTTGCCACCCTTCTAATTACTGATAACTGGACCTCTgggaatataagaacataagaatagccatactgggccagaccaaggatccatctagcccagtgtcctgtctgccaacagtggccagtgccaggtgccccagagggaatgaacagaacaggtaatcaaatgatccattccctgtcacccatttccagctgCTGGTAAAGACACACTATCCCTTCCCACCTTGTCTATTGAtggaccttcacaacatcctctggcaaggagttccacagcttggctgtgtattgtgtgaagaaatgcttccttttgcttgttttaaactgttgcctattcatttcatttggtaacccctagtccttgtgttatgagaaggattaaataccacttccttattttctttttctacaccagttatgattttatagacctctatcacacacacacacccttagtagtctcttttccaagctgaaaagtcccatacttgcctcatacggaagccgttccataaccctaatcatttttttgccctttttaactttttccaattccaatatatttttttgagatggggcaacctcatctgcactcagtattcaagatgtgggcatcccatggatgtatatagaggtaatatgatattttctgtggtATTATCTATCCCGTTGCtagtgattcccaacattctgtttacttttttgacaGTCGAtgcccattgagtggatgttttcagagaactagccaccaTGACCCCTGGGTCCCTGCCTCTTACCCCGCTTCTGCCCCCAAGGCAATACCAGTGGTACACAACTTCCCTCAAGGCCACAGCTACTTCTGCATCTATTCCCCCAAGACACAGCCCCGCTCCAACTCTTGCCTCTATGCCACACTCCCTTCTCCGCCTcttgccccaactccctgccactgATGCTCActctttttctcccctccccatcactcaCTGGATCACCTCCCCGTGCCCAGTTGGGCTCCAACTTCTACGGGTCTGTGACAAAAGCTGCGgcagcctgacaaggagcctgcAGTGAGTGCAATGAGGAGGCAGCACTGGGGCTAACAGGCCAGTCAGGATCGGAGAGGGAAGCAGCTGAGGGCTGGGAGAAGGGCTGTGAGGCAGGCAGATGAGACTGTGTATCATACAGCTTGTGGgccctgtcagggttcccttcccactctgaactctgagatacagatgtggggacctgcatgaaagaccccctaagcttatttctaccagcttaggttaaaaacttccccaaggcacaaatccttccttgcccttggattagtaccaagtgagttagacatagattcaggaaaaggaccacttgtaGTTCCTGTTTTCCCAAAatatcctcccccaccccccgagcgctttcaccctctttcctggggaggcttgagaataatctaCCAACCAGATAGGCAAACACgttgagcacagaccagacccttgggtttttagggcactaaaaacaatgaggatcttaaaagcagaactttattataaagacaaaagtaaaagaagcacctctgtaacaTCAGATTCAATCAGATTCAAaccacagaggattcccctctaggcaaaacttcaaaattacaaaaacagggataaacctcagCCTGGGGCTGCCCACACTCTTCTCCCACACAGTAGCCCACATTACTTTTGTTTGTggtggagggagcgggggggctctGCCCTTCCACTGCGCCAGTTCCCTCCACCCCCTAGCATGTTCAGCTGCTCTTTCTGGCAGAAGCCAGACCTGGTTTTGGTTTCTGTTTCCAGATGCCATTTAAAGTTGCCAGGTacccggttttcaactggaaaaggGGATCTGGCAGTGTCTAGTTACTGCAGGTGGAGGGAGACTTTGGGTCATTAACCCATGGCAGCCCATGCTCCCCTGGTGCagcctcctacctgcaggcagcCTCCTTATCAGATtggagcagctcccagcccagccccagggtaGAGAGAGCCCAGCTGGTCATGGGCATCATTAAGGGAGGTACATAGAAGGACAACAGAAATGATTacgggtatggaacggcttctgtatgaggagagattaataagactgggacttttcagcttggaaaggaaacgactaaggagggatatgatagagatctataaaatcataactggtgtggaaaatttgaataaggaagtgttattcaccACTTCTCATGAGACAAAAACTAGGGGTAACCAACTAAGTTCCTTCTAAGCTGTGTTACTATGCAGCATGCTACCAAAGTTCATGCAGGATGGAAaaagcacccctcccccagcccagtgcccctccctggccccaagCTGCTGCACCGAGAGAGAGCTGGGGTGCGTCTTCTCTTTCTGCCACAGCCCAGCTGTAGCCTATATGTCTCACCTGCTTGCTggcctatatatcttttcttatggaTTTCTTATTGCCTTATggttttgattatttgttttattataataggttaTAACAGGTTTATGTTAAAGTAGCTTGGCTGTGACACAAGGGACCTGCAGGCCACATCTTGTATGTTGAGATAAGGCAAAGTTACCATATGTTTATCTGagacctttcacctagatagatggtgatgagctaaagcaGAAGGTCCACATAGGATGTGTTAAGCAGGTTGGCAGAGGAGCATTCCTAATTTCTGACCCTTTTAAACATAACAGGTCCCCCACAACTTGGAAAAACCCGAAATAactgggtacagatgtggggacccgcatggaAGACCTCCTAtgtttatttttaccagcttaggttaaaaactttcccaaggcacacattccaccttgaacagtatgctgccaccaccaagtgatttagaaaaagaatcagggaaaggaccacttggagtccatattcccccaaaatattcccccaagccctgcacccccctttactggggaggcttgagaataatatcctcaccaattggtacaagtgaacacagacccaaacccttggatcttaagaacaatgaaaaatcaattgggttcttaaaagaaaaattttaattaaagaaaatgtaaaagaatcacctctgtaaaatcaggatggtaagtactttacagaataacaaaagacttaaaaacacagaggatttatcctctaggcaaaactttaaagttacaaaaacagtgataaacctccctcttagcacagggaaaatttacaagctaatgcaagaagtatggggaataagcaggaagaattcATAGTGCTAGTAAATGAAGACAACTATGACACAGTTGGTATCACAGAAACCTGGGATAAAATGCATGATTGGAATGTCCAtatagaaggatacagcttgctcagaaaaaaaagggggaaggtGTTGCCTTTTATATAAAAAATGTATAcccttggactgaggttgagatagaaataggagacagacttgttgaaagtctccggataaggataaaaggggtaaaaacaagggtgatgtcatggtaggggtctactacagaccagctaaccagaaagaagaagtggatgaggctttttttaaacaactaacaaaatcatccaaagcacaggacttggtggtttTGGGGAACTTCAACTACTCTGATAGCTGTTGGAAAAATAGCAGAGCAAGGTACAGATTATCCCAACAAGTTCTGGGAATgtactggagatttttttttattctagaaGATGGAAAAAGCTACTAGGAGAGAGGTTATTCTAAATTTGATTTTGAGAAAGAGGAAGgtactggttgagaatttgagagtggaaggcagcttggatgaaaatgaccatgaaatgatagagttcataattctaaggaatggtacaaggaagaacagcaaaacaaagacaatggatttcaagaaggcagactttagcaaactcaggaagTTGGTAAGTAAGATCTCATGGAAAGCAAGTctgaaaggaaaaacaattgaagacagctgacagtttttcaaagagaccttATTAAGGGCATGAGAGCAAACTATTCCActacataggaaagataggaGGTCTGACAAGAGATCGCCTTGGCTtaatcaggagatcttcaatgatctaaaaataaagaagtcctacaaaaagtggaaactaggtctaattatgaaggatgaatataaacatacAACACAAGTACGTaggggcaaaattagaaaggccaaggcacaaacaagatcagactagataaagACATAAAGGGGAACaataaaatattctacaaatacattagaagcaagtgGAAGACGAAGGACAGGCTAGGTTCATTACTCAACAAAGAGGGAAAAACAATAGccgaaaatgtggaaatgacagaggtgcttaatgagTTCTTTGttctggttttcaccaagaaggttggtggcgactGAATGCCTGACATAgtaaatgtcagtgaaaatgggGTAGATTCTGAAGCTAAAATAATGAAAGAACAATTTAGaatttacttagacaagttagatctCTTCAAgttaccagggcctgattaagtgaatcctagaatactcaaggagctaactaaggagatatctgagccattagctatcatctttgaaaattcatgtaGTCCTGTACTGTAGTAGGTGAcatctgggtactcttctggctctgtcaatctgtttcttcacttcagccgGTGGGTATTGTAGTCTCACATGAGCTTCTCATTAAGAAACTATGGAAATAtaacctaaatggagctactataaggctGTTGCATACCAGGTTGGATAAGTATTCCTAGAGAGTGTATATCAAtgtttcacagtcatgctggaagggcataataaGTGGAGTTCcgcaggaatcagttctgggtccagttctgttcaaaatCTTCATCAACAATTTATatcatggcatagagagtacacttataaagttggcagatgataccaaactgggaggggttgcaagtgctttggaggataggatgaaaattcaaaatgatctgaacaaactggagaaatggtctgaggtaaataggatgaaattcaataaggacaaatgaaaagtacACCACTTAGGAAAGAATAGTCAATTGCACATATAcggaatgggaaatgactgcctagaaaggagtactgcagaaagggaaccaggg
Coding sequences within it:
- the LOC128830257 gene encoding olfactory receptor 52P1-like — its product is MSDSNKTDFTNPSTFILVGIPGLEAAHVWISIPFCAMYTIAVLGNLIILFIVKTEPSLHMPMYYFLCMLAVTDLVLTTSTLPKTLSIYWFNSREIDFSACLSQLYFIHCFLLMESGIFVAMAFDRYVAICHPLRHSTILTNSIVAKIGLAVVFRGGILILPYPFLVRQWPYCRTNIIPHTHCEHIAVVKLACADTRVSSYYGLFVVFCVRGLDMIFIAVSYTHILKAIFSLPTKDARLKALGTCSSHLCAILSFYTPGLFSSLTHRYGHNVPLHFHVLIANVYLLVPPMLNPIIYGVRTKQIRDRLLRLFTHKGT